One stretch of Tachysurus fulvidraco isolate hzauxx_2018 chromosome 12, HZAU_PFXX_2.0, whole genome shotgun sequence DNA includes these proteins:
- the actn2b gene encoding alpha-actinin-2b, producing MIEMENSVPYDNGFYQEEEDYMMQEEEWDRDLLLDPAWEKQQRKTFTAWCNSHLRKAGTQIENIEEDFRNGLKLMLLLEVISGERLPKPDRGKMRFHKIANVNKALEFITSKGVKLVSIGAEEIVDGNVKMTLGMIWTIILRFAIQDISVEETSAKEGLLLWCQRKTAPYRNVNVQNFHVSWKDGLAFCALIHRHRPDLIDYAKLNKDDPLGNLNLAFDVAEKHLDIPKMLDAEDIVNTPKPDERAIMTYVSCFYHAFAGAEQAETAANRICKVLGVNQENEKLMEDYERLASELLEWIRRTTPWLENRVTEKSVALMQRKLEDFRDYRRLHKPPKVQEKCQLEINFNTLQTKLRISNRPAFMPSEGKMVSDITSAWQGLEQAEKGFEEWLLTEIRKLLRVDHLAEKFHQKATTHETWASGKEELLIQKDYESASLTEIRALLRKHESFESDLSAHQDRVEQIAAIAQELNELDYHDVAAVNQRCQSICDVWDKLGTLTQKRREALERTEKLLETVEQLFLEYAKRSAPFNNWMEGAMEDLQDMFIVHTIEEVQNLITAHEQFKATLPEADAERQAILGIQQEVQKIFHSYSIRGDLINPYSTISPEELMSKWDKVKKLVPQRDSALQEELARQHANERLRRQFAAQANVIGPWIQTRLEEIGRCALELGGTLEDQMTQLKQCEHVIVNYKTNIDKLEGDHQLIQESLIFDNKHTSYTMEHIRVGWELLLTTRFVE from the exons GACTACATGATGCAGGAGGAAGAGTGGGACCGAGACCTACTGCTGGACCCGGCCTGGGAGAAACAACAGCGCAag acgTTCACTGCATGGTGTAACTCCCATCTGAGAAAAGCTGGCACACAGATCGAGAACATCGAGGAAGATTTTAGGAACGGCCTCAAACTCATGCTGCTGCTCGAGGTCATCTCag GTGAACGGTTACCCAAACCTGACCGAGGGAAAATGCGATTTCACAAAATCGCTAACGTCAACAAAGCTCTGGAGTTCATCACCAGTAAAGGAGTGAAGCTCGTCTCCATCGGCGCCGAAG AGATCGTAGACGGGAACGTGAAGATGACTCTGGGAATGATCTGGACCATCATCCTGAGATTCGCCATTCAGGACATCTCTGTAGAAG AAACCTCGGCTAAAGAAGGCCTTCTGTTGTGGTGTCAGAGGAAAACGGCTCCTTATAGGAATGTTAACGTCCAGAACTTTCATGTCAG CTGGAAGGATGGCCTGGCGTTCTGCGCCCTCATCCACAGGCACAGGCCCGACCTCATCGACTACGCCAAGCTCAACAAG GACGATCCTCTGGGGAATCTGAATCTGGCGTTCGACGTGGCGGAGAAACACCTCGATATTCCCAAGATGCTGGATGCAGAGG ACATTGTGAACACTCCTAAACCTGATGAGAGAGCCATAATGACGTACGTCTCCTGCTTCTACCACGCCTTCGCTGGAGCAGAACAg GCTGAGACTGCTGCTAACCGCATCTGTAAAGTTTTGGGGGTGAATCAGGAGAACGAGAAGCTGATGGAGGATTATGAGAGACTGGCCAGCGAG ttgttggagtggatAAGGCGCACCACCCCGTGGTTGGAGAACCGCGTGACGGAGAAGTCCGTGGCTCTGATGCAGCGTAAGCTGGAGGATTTCCGTGATTACCGTCGTCTTCACAAGCCGCCCAAAGTGCAGGAGAAATGTCAGCTGGAGATCAACTTCAACACTCTGCAGACCAAACTGCGCATCAGCAATCGACCTGCCTTCATGCCCTCTGAGGGCAAGATGGTTTCG gacataACGAGTGCTTGGCAGGGTCTGGAGCAGGCGGAGAAAGGCTTCGAGGAATGGCTGTTAACGGAGATCCGCAAACTCCTGAGGGTCGATCACCTGGCTGAGAAATTCCATCAGAAAGCCACCACTCATGAGACCTGGGCCTCAG gtaAGGAGGAGCTCTTGATACAGAAAGACTACGAATCTGCATCACTGACGGAAATCCGAGCTCTGCTGAGGAAGCACGAATCGTTCGAGAGCGACCTCTCGGCTCATCAGGACAGAGTGGAACAGATCGCTGCCATCGCACAGGAACTTAA tgagttGGACTATCATGATGTAGCAGCAGTGAATCAGAGGTGTCAGAGTATCTGTGATGTCTGGGACAAGCTTGGGACTCTCACCCAGAAACGGCGTGAGGCGCtagag aggacCGAGAAGCTTCTGGAAACAGTAGAGCAGCTGTTCTTGGAGTACGCAAAGAGATCTGCTCCCTTCAACAACTGGATGGAGGGAGCCATGGAGGACCTGCAGGACATGTTCATAGTGCACACTATTGAGGAAGttcag aatCTCATCACAGCCCACGAGCAATTTAAAGCCACTCTCCCAGAGGCGGACGCAGAGAGACAGGCCATCCTGGGCATCCAGCAGGAAGTGCAGAAGATTTTTCATAGTTACAGTATCCGTGGTGACCTCATCAACCCTTATAGCACCATCAGCCCTGAGGAGCTCATGAGCAAGTGGGACAag gtaaaaAAGCTGGTTCCTCAGAGAGATAGTGCTCTGCAGGAGGAACTAGCGCGACAGCATGCTAACGAGAGGCTCAGGCGTCAGTTCGCTGCCCAGGCCAACGTCATCGGCCCCTGGATCCAGACCCGGTTGGAG gagatCGGCCGATGCGCCCTTGAACTGGGCGGGACTTTGGAAGACCAGATGACACAACTGAAGCAATGTGAGCATGTGATCGTCAACTATAAGACCAACATTGATAAACTGGAGGGAGATCACCAGCTCATCCAGGAGTCACTCATATTCGATAACAAACACACCAGCTACACCatggag CATATCCGTGTCGGTTGGGAGCTGCTCTTGACCACC AGGTTTGTGGAGTAG